A single region of the Mycobacterium lentiflavum genome encodes:
- a CDS encoding glycogen/starch/alpha-glucan phosphorylase: protein MGAPALQRAITDHLRYSIGRPAAALRPEHYYRALALAVRDRMQDRRVASTQTSLDLGRKVTCYLSAEFLMGPQLGNNLLNLGLEGAAKSALAAMGQRLDEVLACEEEPGLGNGGLGRLAACYLDSLATLERPAIGYGIRYEFGIFDQEIHDGWQVEQTDNWLDRGNPWEIAKPDVNYVVKWGGHVEHYTDEAGRERARWVPGLMLKGVAYDTPIQGYGVNTCNVLTLWSARAVKSFALDAFNTGDYYKAVEDEVTSETVTKVLYPNDEPEAGKRLRLLQQHFFVSCSLQHVLHIMDDLADAGVRELPQRFALQLNDTHPSIGVAELMRLLIDERHLEWEEAWDITVATFAYTNHTLLPEALETWPLQMFGDSLPRHLEIIYEINRRFLNEVRTRFLGDADRVRRMSLIGEDGGKNVRMAHLATVGSHAINGVAALHSELLKESVLKDFYEMWPERFSNKTNGVTPRRFLALSNPGLRELLDRTIGDGWLKDLGKLRGLEPFIDDSSFREQWRDIKRTNKARLANFIHDTTGVELNPQWIFDIQVKRIHEYKRQHLNVLHIIALYYRLKQNPELSIPPRAFIFGGKAAPGYFLAKRIIKLINAVGETINNDPVVNKFLKVAFIPNFNVQNAHLIYPAANVSEQISTAGKEASGTGNMKFMINGALTVGTLDGANVEIREEAGAENFFLFGLTVDEVEALKASGYRPSDYIDSNDELAAVLNLIADGTFSHGDTEVFKPLVDNLRYDDPFLVCADYASYVECQGRVSAAWLDGESWTKMSILNTARSGKFSSDRAIAEYCDDIWKVWPLTVKI from the coding sequence ATGGGCGCCCCCGCGCTGCAGCGCGCGATCACCGACCACCTGCGCTACTCGATCGGCCGTCCGGCCGCGGCCCTGCGGCCCGAGCACTACTATCGGGCGCTGGCGCTGGCCGTGCGCGACCGCATGCAGGACCGCCGGGTGGCGTCGACGCAGACCTCGCTCGACCTCGGACGCAAGGTGACCTGCTACCTGTCGGCCGAATTCCTGATGGGCCCGCAGCTGGGCAACAACCTGCTGAACCTGGGCCTGGAGGGCGCCGCGAAGTCCGCCTTGGCCGCGATGGGACAGCGGCTTGACGAGGTGCTGGCCTGCGAGGAAGAACCGGGGTTGGGCAACGGCGGCCTCGGCCGGCTCGCGGCCTGCTACCTGGACTCGCTGGCCACCCTCGAACGTCCGGCAATCGGCTACGGAATCCGGTACGAATTCGGCATTTTCGACCAGGAGATCCACGACGGCTGGCAGGTCGAGCAGACCGACAACTGGCTGGATCGCGGAAACCCTTGGGAGATCGCCAAACCCGACGTTAACTATGTCGTCAAGTGGGGTGGTCACGTCGAGCACTACACCGACGAGGCGGGGCGGGAGCGCGCCCGGTGGGTGCCCGGATTGATGCTCAAAGGCGTCGCGTACGACACCCCCATCCAGGGCTACGGCGTCAACACCTGCAACGTGCTGACGTTGTGGAGCGCGCGGGCGGTCAAATCTTTTGCGCTGGATGCCTTCAACACTGGCGACTACTACAAAGCGGTCGAAGACGAGGTGACCTCGGAAACGGTCACCAAGGTCCTCTACCCCAACGACGAGCCGGAGGCCGGCAAGCGCCTTCGTCTGCTACAGCAGCACTTCTTCGTGTCCTGCTCGCTGCAGCACGTGCTGCACATCATGGACGATCTCGCCGACGCGGGCGTCCGGGAGCTGCCCCAGCGATTCGCCCTGCAGCTCAACGACACTCACCCGTCTATCGGCGTCGCCGAGTTGATGCGGCTGCTGATCGACGAGCGACACCTGGAGTGGGAAGAGGCGTGGGACATCACCGTCGCGACCTTCGCCTACACCAACCACACCCTGCTGCCCGAAGCGCTCGAGACCTGGCCGCTGCAGATGTTCGGCGACTCGCTGCCGCGCCACCTGGAGATCATTTACGAGATCAACCGGCGGTTCCTCAACGAGGTACGCACCCGATTTCTCGGCGACGCGGACCGCGTCCGCCGGATGTCGCTCATCGGCGAGGACGGCGGCAAGAACGTACGGATGGCTCACCTGGCCACCGTCGGCAGCCACGCCATCAACGGCGTCGCCGCTCTGCACTCGGAGCTGCTGAAAGAAAGTGTGCTCAAAGACTTCTACGAGATGTGGCCAGAACGGTTTAGCAACAAGACGAATGGCGTGACGCCGCGGCGATTCCTCGCGCTGTCCAACCCCGGGCTGCGCGAGCTGCTCGACCGCACCATCGGGGACGGCTGGCTGAAGGACCTGGGCAAGCTGCGCGGGCTGGAACCGTTCATCGACGACTCGTCCTTCCGGGAGCAATGGCGCGACATCAAACGCACCAACAAAGCGCGGCTGGCCAACTTCATCCACGACACGACCGGTGTCGAACTGAACCCCCAGTGGATTTTCGACATCCAGGTCAAGCGGATTCACGAGTACAAGCGCCAGCACCTCAATGTCTTGCACATCATTGCGCTGTACTACCGGCTCAAGCAGAACCCCGAGCTCTCGATTCCGCCGCGCGCCTTCATCTTTGGCGGTAAGGCAGCGCCGGGCTACTTCCTGGCCAAGCGGATCATCAAGTTGATCAACGCCGTCGGGGAGACAATCAACAACGACCCGGTGGTCAACAAGTTCCTGAAGGTCGCGTTCATCCCGAACTTCAACGTCCAGAACGCGCACCTGATCTACCCGGCCGCCAACGTGTCCGAGCAGATTTCCACCGCAGGCAAGGAAGCTTCAGGCACCGGCAACATGAAGTTCATGATCAACGGCGCCCTGACGGTAGGCACGCTCGACGGAGCCAACGTCGAGATTCGCGAAGAGGCCGGAGCGGAGAACTTCTTCCTGTTCGGCCTGACGGTCGACGAGGTCGAGGCGCTCAAGGCAAGCGGTTACCGCCCGTCGGATTACATCGACAGCAATGACGAGCTGGCCGCGGTGCTCAATCTGATTGCCGACGGCACGTTCTCGCACGGCGACACCGAGGTGTTCAAGCCGCTGGTGGACAACCTGCGTTACGACGACCCCTTCCTGGTGTGCGCCGACTACGCCTCCTATGTGGAGTGCCAGGGCCGGGTGAGTGCCGCGTGGCTGGATGGGGAGTCGTGGACCAAGATGTCGATCCTTAATACCGCGCGCAGCGGCAAGTTCTCGTCGGATCGCGCCATCGCCGAGTACTGCGACGACATCTGGAAAGTCTGGCCGCTGACGGTGAAGATCTAA
- a CDS encoding ABC transporter ATP-binding protein, translating to MVGLRIDDLVVEYSSGGNAIRPIDGLNLELDAGSLTILLGPSGCGKTTLLSCLGGLLTPTAGRITVGDVGVTGLSRRAMTQYRRRDVGIVFQAFNLVPSLTALENVMVPLRAAGRSRGQARLRAEELLTRVGLRDRMSHRPGDLSGGQQQRVAVARAIALDPPLILADEPTAHLDYLQVEEILRLIRELATGDRMVVVATHDPRLLPMADRVIEMVPTTTLVNRAHETIQLKAGTVLFDQGALSDLIYTVSEGELEMIRQPADGSQEVLRIAKSGDYFGEIGPLFGLPRSATVRARTDAVVTGYSVPAFRRQIGADAERGREPAMD from the coding sequence ATGGTCGGTTTACGCATCGATGACCTCGTCGTCGAATACTCAAGCGGCGGCAATGCCATCCGCCCGATCGACGGGCTGAACCTTGAACTGGACGCCGGCTCGTTGACCATCCTGCTCGGCCCCAGCGGCTGCGGGAAAACGACACTGCTCTCGTGCCTCGGTGGACTCCTGACACCCACGGCCGGCCGGATCACCGTCGGTGACGTGGGAGTGACCGGGCTTAGCCGCCGTGCGATGACGCAATACCGACGGCGCGACGTCGGCATCGTGTTCCAGGCGTTCAACCTGGTGCCAAGCTTGACGGCGCTCGAGAACGTTATGGTGCCGCTGCGCGCAGCAGGAAGGTCACGCGGCCAGGCGCGCCTGCGCGCCGAGGAGCTGCTGACCCGTGTCGGGTTGCGGGACAGGATGTCCCATCGACCGGGCGATCTCAGCGGCGGCCAGCAACAACGGGTAGCGGTCGCGCGCGCGATCGCCCTCGATCCGCCGCTGATCCTGGCTGACGAACCGACAGCACATCTCGACTACCTCCAGGTCGAGGAGATACTCCGCCTGATTCGCGAACTTGCGACCGGCGATCGCATGGTCGTCGTGGCCACCCATGACCCTCGGTTACTCCCGATGGCCGACCGTGTGATCGAGATGGTGCCGACGACGACCTTGGTCAACCGCGCCCACGAGACGATTCAGCTCAAGGCGGGAACAGTGCTGTTCGACCAAGGCGCGCTATCCGATCTGATTTACACAGTCTCTGAAGGAGAGCTCGAGATGATCCGCCAACCGGCGGACGGCAGCCAAGAAGTACTCCGAATCGCCAAGTCCGGCGACTACTTCGGCGAGATCGGACCGCTGTTCGGTCTGCCGCGCTCCGCCACCGTGCGCGCCCGCACCGACGCGGTGGTAACCGGCTACAGCGTCCCTGCCTTCCGGAGGCAAATCGGGGCCGATGCCGAACGGGGACGCGAGCCCGCAATGGATTAG
- a CDS encoding helix-turn-helix domain-containing protein, translating to MATKANALGDYLRARRQQVRPEDVGLVPGARRRVEGLRREELAMLAGISAEYYLRLEVGRDKNPSQQVIDALAQALRLEPLARQHLQYLAAPTGSDLCHVEAAPAYAFPEVINEFLIPAALVNRYLDVMAANPMARALSPEFTPGQNFLRWRLLDPAARQLYVNWDDATASAVSGLRDLGGRWPEEPRMRALVDELCSASDRFRELWPRADVGYRLGIHHYRHPLVGELYLHRSRLNAPYPGGEHVVMYRAEAGSVSAQALDELRRRSTPAG from the coding sequence GTGGCGACGAAAGCCAACGCGCTGGGTGATTACCTGCGCGCCCGGCGCCAGCAGGTGCGGCCCGAGGACGTCGGCCTGGTGCCGGGGGCGCGGCGCCGTGTCGAGGGTTTGCGCCGCGAAGAGCTGGCAATGCTGGCCGGAATCAGTGCCGAGTACTACTTGCGATTGGAAGTGGGCCGCGACAAGAACCCATCGCAGCAGGTTATCGACGCGCTCGCCCAGGCGTTGCGCCTCGAACCCCTGGCCAGGCAGCATCTGCAGTACCTGGCCGCTCCGACCGGGTCGGATCTGTGTCATGTGGAAGCAGCACCGGCCTACGCATTCCCAGAGGTAATCAACGAGTTTTTGATACCGGCCGCCCTGGTCAACAGGTACCTGGATGTCATGGCGGCAAATCCGATGGCGCGCGCGCTGTCGCCTGAGTTCACACCCGGACAGAATTTCCTGCGCTGGCGCCTGCTAGACCCCGCCGCCCGGCAGCTCTATGTCAATTGGGACGACGCAACAGCAAGTGCGGTCTCTGGTTTGCGCGACCTTGGCGGTCGCTGGCCGGAGGAACCTCGCATGCGGGCTCTGGTTGATGAATTATGTTCTGCCAGTGATCGTTTCCGCGAACTATGGCCACGCGCGGATGTGGGTTACCGCTTGGGTATCCATCATTACCGTCATCCGCTCGTCGGCGAGCTTTATCTGCACCGGAGCAGGTTGAACGCTCCGTATCCAGGGGGTGAGCACGTGGTGATGTATCGCGCCGAGGCGGGCAGCGTCTCGGCGCAGGCACTCGACGAACTCCGGCGCCGGTCGACCCCGGCTGGCTAG
- a CDS encoding YwaF family protein, giving the protein MATADLATIPATQQFCAYGPSHLAVLVVFAIGSAALVWTGHRQTGPQARHFGRVLGVAIMAIFGVALAYKLVQPTIAQSVPLQLCDIAELTAAYALWSQHTWAATLVYYWGLPLSSQALITPDLNAADFPSHSFLTFFALHLLVVWAAIYLTWGYGIRPGWRNYRFAILTTLAWGAFTLVFNTIAGTDYGFLNRKPANASALDFLGPWPFYVLAEVAIVGAIWALMTWPWERKAVHRAPQEPRNVLA; this is encoded by the coding sequence GTGGCGACGGCAGATTTGGCCACGATTCCTGCGACGCAGCAGTTCTGCGCCTACGGCCCGTCACATTTGGCGGTGCTCGTGGTCTTCGCGATCGGGTCCGCCGCGTTGGTGTGGACTGGGCACCGGCAGACCGGACCGCAGGCTCGGCATTTCGGCCGCGTCCTGGGTGTCGCGATCATGGCGATTTTCGGTGTGGCCCTGGCGTACAAACTCGTCCAGCCAACCATTGCCCAGTCGGTGCCGCTGCAACTGTGCGATATCGCCGAACTCACGGCGGCCTACGCGCTGTGGTCGCAACACACATGGGCCGCCACACTTGTCTATTACTGGGGTCTCCCCCTGAGCTCACAGGCGTTGATCACACCGGATCTCAACGCAGCGGACTTCCCTAGCCATAGCTTCCTTACCTTCTTTGCGCTGCACCTGCTCGTGGTATGGGCGGCCATCTATCTGACTTGGGGCTACGGGATTCGGCCGGGTTGGCGCAATTATCGTTTCGCGATCCTCACGACCCTCGCGTGGGGAGCGTTCACCTTGGTCTTCAACACAATCGCGGGAACCGACTACGGCTTTCTCAACCGGAAACCCGCCAACGCCTCAGCCCTGGACTTTCTAGGGCCCTGGCCCTTCTACGTGCTGGCCGAAGTCGCCATTGTTGGTGCGATCTGGGCGCTGATGACCTGGCCGTGGGAGCGAAAAGCCGTACACCGCGCCCCACAAGAACCTCGAAACGTGCTGGCCTAG
- a CDS encoding RND family transporter, which produces MSTAVPHPRPDAEEVERPRVAKALRALAIPILVFWILAAIVTNVFVPSIEVNTAANAEAEVPRDAPSSQAAILQGRAFHESDYTSAAVILFETKGRKLGEQDHQYYNEVVRRLQQDKQHVQSLLNLWGKPVTMSGQQSADAEAATLTVRPTGDLGDASSNHSINAIRDIVAKVPKPSGLNVYVSGPSPLASDTLHAADESLTTLTIVTIILIIVMLLIAYRSATRALIPLAGVLITLATARGVVSFFVGLHVLGISSFATNMVVALVLGVSTDYGIFYLGRYHEARRAGFDKEAAYYTSVANTSHVVMGSGMAISGATLCLSLTKLNYFRTLGPPCFVAMVVAVAGALTLGPALLTLGSKIKYLEAPRPTGPMWRRLGTAIARWPAAVLAIAILVIPLAILNLASYKVSYNDRDFAPATVESSKGYAASDRHFPKSELSTDVLYVQADHDMRNTTDMITLDRIAKSLIRLPGIALVQGITRPNGRAIEHASLPYSLGAMGTKLGENIGFLRDRVADIDTLAAKTGSVIEITRRLEDITQELSVGTHISRESAERLKSFSEEARDHLADYDDFSRPMRSYFYWEKHCFDVPICWALRSLLESVDSVDEITNELGNEVHGLTIIDAVTPRIITQIHAVATNLESIRSLTLTLQSTLHALIPQLDVFINPLVDMAQAFDAAKNDDFFFLPPDALTTPDFKVGMDFFMTPDGRGARTIVYHQGEAMSPEGIKQIRDVSAAAQESIKGTPLSNAQLYVAGASSNYRDVEDFSYNDLIIMMLATFGLVFIIVLMITRALAGSIVVLITVILSFAGSLGLATFVWETLLGIQLHWLTIPISFIVLVGVGCDYNLLLLSRYKEEIDAGFGTGLIRAMAGSGNVVVTAALVLAGTMLALLSSDVVNIGQAGSTICIGLIFDMMIVRLFLVMPLARILGPWFWWPQKIRRSPGLGVAR; this is translated from the coding sequence ATGAGCACCGCTGTGCCCCACCCGCGCCCGGATGCCGAAGAGGTGGAGCGGCCTCGCGTCGCGAAAGCACTTCGCGCGCTCGCAATTCCGATACTCGTCTTCTGGATACTGGCCGCCATCGTGACGAACGTGTTCGTACCGTCCATCGAAGTGAATACCGCAGCCAATGCCGAGGCCGAAGTCCCTCGCGATGCGCCGTCGTCGCAGGCGGCCATCCTGCAAGGCAGGGCATTTCACGAATCTGATTACACCAGCGCCGCCGTCATACTGTTCGAGACCAAGGGCCGCAAGCTCGGTGAACAAGACCACCAGTATTACAACGAAGTGGTCCGCCGGTTGCAGCAAGACAAACAGCACGTGCAGTCGCTGTTGAACCTATGGGGCAAGCCGGTGACGATGTCGGGGCAGCAAAGCGCCGATGCCGAAGCCGCGACGCTAACAGTGCGACCCACCGGCGATTTGGGCGATGCCAGCTCGAATCACTCGATTAACGCAATTCGAGACATCGTGGCCAAGGTTCCAAAACCAAGCGGACTCAATGTCTATGTCAGCGGCCCCTCTCCGCTCGCTTCAGATACTCTGCACGCCGCAGACGAGAGCCTGACCACGCTGACGATCGTGACGATCATCCTCATCATCGTGATGCTGCTCATCGCGTACCGCTCGGCTACGCGAGCATTGATACCCCTGGCCGGAGTCCTCATTACGTTGGCGACCGCACGAGGTGTCGTCTCGTTCTTCGTGGGGCTGCACGTACTTGGTATCTCGTCGTTCGCGACGAACATGGTCGTGGCTTTGGTGCTCGGTGTCAGTACCGACTACGGCATCTTTTATCTTGGTCGATACCACGAGGCACGGCGAGCAGGCTTCGACAAAGAAGCCGCCTACTACACGTCGGTCGCTAACACGTCGCATGTGGTCATGGGATCCGGCATGGCGATCTCAGGGGCGACGCTCTGCCTCAGCCTTACCAAGCTGAACTACTTCCGCACGCTGGGGCCGCCTTGCTTTGTGGCGATGGTGGTCGCCGTTGCCGGTGCGCTCACCCTCGGCCCCGCCCTGCTTACCTTGGGCAGCAAGATCAAATACTTAGAGGCACCGCGGCCGACGGGCCCCATGTGGCGCAGGCTGGGGACTGCTATCGCTCGGTGGCCGGCGGCGGTGCTGGCGATAGCGATCCTGGTGATCCCCTTAGCCATCCTCAATCTCGCGTCCTACAAGGTGAGTTACAACGACCGGGATTTCGCGCCCGCGACCGTCGAGTCGAGCAAAGGTTATGCCGCCTCCGACAGACACTTCCCCAAAAGTGAACTGTCCACCGACGTTCTCTACGTGCAAGCCGATCACGACATGCGCAACACCACCGACATGATCACCCTGGACCGAATCGCCAAGAGCCTCATCCGTCTTCCGGGTATCGCGCTGGTGCAAGGCATCACCAGACCCAACGGCCGAGCGATCGAACACGCGTCACTTCCGTATTCCTTGGGCGCCATGGGAACCAAACTCGGCGAGAATATCGGGTTCCTCCGTGATCGCGTAGCCGACATCGACACGTTGGCGGCCAAGACAGGCAGCGTGATCGAAATAACCAGGCGATTGGAAGACATCACCCAAGAGTTGAGCGTTGGCACCCACATATCGCGCGAATCCGCAGAGAGGCTAAAGTCTTTCAGCGAGGAGGCCCGCGATCACCTCGCCGATTACGACGACTTCTCCAGGCCTATGCGCAGCTACTTCTACTGGGAGAAACACTGCTTCGATGTCCCGATATGCTGGGCACTGCGTTCCCTGCTGGAGTCCGTCGACAGCGTCGACGAGATAACCAACGAGCTGGGGAATGAGGTGCACGGCCTCACGATCATCGACGCGGTCACCCCGCGGATCATCACCCAGATACACGCCGTGGCAACCAATCTGGAGTCAATACGGTCGTTGACTCTCACGTTGCAAAGCACGTTGCATGCACTCATTCCGCAGCTGGACGTTTTTATTAACCCCTTGGTCGACATGGCCCAGGCCTTCGATGCCGCAAAGAATGACGACTTTTTCTTCCTGCCGCCAGACGCGCTCACCACACCCGACTTCAAGGTCGGCATGGACTTCTTCATGACGCCCGATGGCAGGGGTGCCCGCACCATCGTCTATCACCAGGGTGAAGCGATGAGCCCGGAGGGAATCAAACAGATCAGGGACGTGTCCGCAGCAGCGCAAGAATCCATCAAGGGCACGCCGCTATCGAATGCACAGCTCTACGTAGCAGGTGCCTCGTCGAATTACCGTGACGTGGAAGACTTCTCGTACAACGACCTGATTATTATGATGCTTGCGACGTTCGGGCTGGTGTTCATCATCGTCTTGATGATCACCCGGGCGCTGGCTGGCTCAATCGTCGTGCTTATCACCGTAATCCTTTCTTTCGCAGGAAGTTTGGGATTGGCCACCTTTGTATGGGAGACACTCCTGGGCATACAACTGCATTGGCTGACGATTCCGATTTCTTTCATCGTCCTTGTCGGAGTGGGCTGCGACTACAACCTGCTGCTGTTGTCACGTTACAAAGAGGAGATTGACGCCGGATTCGGGACCGGCCTGATTCGGGCGATGGCGGGTTCGGGAAACGTCGTGGTGACCGCGGCCCTCGTCCTTGCCGGCACGATGCTTGCGCTGCTTTCCAGCGACGTCGTGAACATCGGCCAAGCGGGCTCTACGATCTGTATCGGGTTGATTTTCGACATGATGATCGTGCGTCTTTTCTTGGTGATGCCGCTTGCCCGGATACTCGGTCCGTGGTTCTGGTGGCCCCAAAAGATTCGAAGGAGCCCCGGCCTTGGCGTGGCGCGCTAG
- a CDS encoding ABC transporter permease, whose product MLFTALRDMQWRKWRFVIAIIVTGLVFAMTLILTGLANGFRVEDERTVESLGVDVFLIKSGATGPFLGSAPFPQAELKMVASEPGVVAAAPLTYKGATFKNGDSTHPAAMFGAPAYGPGMPAMSEGRAPESPDELAVSSTIGRRIGEELEVGSRKLLIVGIVNDSTSLAKTPNLFVTTEGVQQLEFGGQPLISSIGVRGTLSQVPDGYRVVNRTVAVDDLMRPTRIAVQAIRIVAILLWIVAALIVGGVVYLSALERMRDFAVFKAIGVATRSVLAGLVLQAIVVATLAAAFGAGLARLLAPLFPMNVIEPPAAYPLLAVIAGGVGVLASATAVRRAAAVDPAHAFGGP is encoded by the coding sequence ATGCTATTCACCGCATTGCGCGACATGCAGTGGCGCAAATGGCGCTTCGTGATCGCGATCATCGTTACCGGGCTCGTATTCGCGATGACGCTCATCCTCACCGGGCTCGCGAACGGGTTCCGAGTGGAGGATGAGCGCACCGTCGAGTCCCTGGGCGTTGACGTGTTCCTGATCAAATCCGGTGCGACCGGACCCTTCCTGGGTTCCGCACCGTTCCCGCAGGCGGAACTGAAGATGGTCGCCAGCGAGCCGGGAGTCGTTGCCGCGGCTCCCCTCACGTACAAGGGTGCGACGTTCAAGAATGGCGACTCCACGCACCCAGCTGCCATGTTCGGGGCACCGGCATATGGTCCGGGTATGCCGGCGATGTCCGAGGGCAGGGCACCAGAAAGCCCCGACGAACTGGCGGTTTCAAGCACGATTGGCCGCCGGATTGGCGAAGAGCTCGAGGTCGGTTCGCGCAAGCTGCTGATCGTCGGCATCGTCAACGATTCCACCTCGCTCGCAAAGACACCCAACCTCTTCGTGACGACCGAGGGGGTTCAACAACTGGAGTTCGGCGGCCAGCCGCTCATCTCCTCGATCGGAGTTCGGGGCACACTCTCGCAGGTTCCCGACGGCTACCGGGTTGTCAACCGGACGGTCGCGGTCGACGACCTCATGCGGCCCACCAGGATTGCCGTCCAAGCAATCAGGATTGTTGCCATTCTGCTGTGGATCGTGGCGGCGTTGATTGTGGGCGGTGTCGTCTATCTGTCCGCCCTTGAGCGCATGCGTGACTTCGCGGTATTCAAGGCGATCGGCGTCGCGACGCGATCGGTACTGGCCGGCCTTGTGCTGCAAGCGATCGTCGTCGCCACCCTCGCTGCGGCCTTCGGCGCCGGGCTTGCCCGCTTGCTCGCACCGCTGTTCCCGATGAACGTCATCGAACCCCCAGCGGCCTACCCACTACTGGCGGTCATCGCCGGCGGGGTCGGCGTGCTGGCCAGCGCCACGGCAGTCCGACGGGCTGCCGCCGTCGATCCCGCACACGCATTCGGAGGTCCCTAA
- a CDS encoding WS/DGAT/MGAT family O-acyltransferase, protein MKQLSGLDATFLYMETPTTFGHVTGLMIFERPSADYDPFAAVYAKYASLVGQLEPLRRRLVEVPFGLDHPYWVTDPKLDLDFHIREIHLANPGMVDQLADQVSRIVGRPMDRTRPLWEVYVVDGLHSGRWALLTKYHHATIDGAAGQLMLKILTDPDADAPAPGSGPLWVTEPVPSTVELLRRTAVQLARNPFKAMRIQARLVGKVAHAAGVNSVSGAAGQAGAAVKAVARLGRPDGPRIFPTTQAPPTPWNKSITSHRRFAMRTTSLANVKALKNATGGTVNDIVMAICAGGLRQYLLSHDALPERPLRAMVPVSTRTGDEDDPWTNRVSALVAELPTNCADPLERIARCREAMQNAKRTLDMVPADELVDLTQLSTPVLTTSAVRLASRLRLADRFAQPFNLVISNVPGPRQPRYIAGARLCHQFPVSIVTDGQGLNITVVSYLDRLDFGFIADRDLVPDVWDLADMHIDEIGRLFEASGAEWVQPPQPPHPRRGRVRRDQADAIG, encoded by the coding sequence GTGAAGCAACTCAGCGGCCTGGACGCGACGTTTCTGTACATGGAGACGCCGACGACCTTCGGGCACGTCACGGGATTGATGATCTTCGAGCGGCCCAGCGCAGACTACGACCCATTCGCGGCTGTCTACGCCAAGTACGCCTCCCTCGTCGGACAGCTCGAGCCACTGCGCCGCCGCCTTGTCGAGGTGCCATTCGGACTGGACCATCCGTACTGGGTAACCGACCCTAAACTCGACCTCGACTTCCATATCAGGGAAATCCATCTGGCCAATCCGGGCATGGTCGATCAACTGGCCGATCAGGTTTCCCGGATTGTCGGTCGCCCCATGGATCGGACGCGTCCGCTGTGGGAGGTCTATGTCGTCGACGGCCTGCACAGCGGACGGTGGGCGCTGCTCACCAAGTATCACCACGCCACCATCGACGGGGCCGCCGGGCAGCTCATGCTGAAGATCCTCACCGATCCCGACGCCGACGCGCCAGCGCCGGGCAGTGGCCCCCTTTGGGTGACCGAGCCGGTGCCGAGCACCGTGGAGCTGTTGCGGCGCACCGCGGTCCAACTTGCTCGAAATCCGTTCAAGGCCATGCGGATTCAAGCACGTCTAGTTGGCAAGGTCGCCCACGCCGCAGGTGTCAACAGCGTCAGCGGCGCGGCCGGGCAGGCCGGGGCAGCGGTCAAGGCCGTCGCCCGGCTCGGTCGCCCCGACGGGCCCCGCATCTTCCCGACGACGCAGGCGCCACCGACCCCGTGGAACAAGTCGATCACAAGTCATCGCCGATTCGCGATGCGCACAACATCTTTGGCGAATGTCAAGGCGCTCAAGAACGCCACCGGAGGCACCGTGAATGACATCGTGATGGCAATCTGCGCGGGCGGGCTCCGCCAGTATCTGCTGTCTCATGACGCGCTGCCCGAGCGGCCGCTGCGCGCCATGGTGCCGGTGTCGACCCGCACCGGTGACGAGGACGACCCATGGACCAACCGTGTCTCGGCCCTCGTCGCCGAGTTGCCGACCAATTGTGCCGACCCGCTGGAACGCATCGCTCGATGCCGCGAGGCGATGCAAAACGCGAAGCGCACCCTCGACATGGTGCCGGCCGATGAACTGGTCGACCTGACCCAGCTCTCCACTCCGGTGCTGACCACCTCGGCGGTGCGACTCGCGTCGCGGCTGCGGTTGGCTGATCGTTTCGCACAGCCGTTCAACCTGGTGATCTCCAACGTGCCGGGGCCGCGCCAGCCCAGGTATATCGCGGGCGCCCGACTTTGCCATCAGTTCCCGGTGTCAATCGTCACCGACGGACAGGGACTCAATATCACCGTGGTGAGTTACCTCGACAGACTCGATTTCGGCTTCATCGCCGACCGTGACCTGGTGCCCGATGTGTGGGACCTCGCCGACATGCACATCGACGAGATCGGACGGTTGTTCGAAGCCAGCGGAGCGGAATGGGTGCAACCGCCGCAACCGCCTCATCCTCGACGCGGGCGGGTGAGACGCGACCAGGCCGACGCCATCGGCTGA
- a CDS encoding MmpS family transport accessory protein, whose amino-acid sequence METRRPKRRNIGQIFSKLWLLAVILVVATVVVYGVNMVRRSSDAISNPPATPTIPATIVQINPKNVTYEVFGALGGGGKVTYADLDSRPIEVTLASLPWSHSETTMASSATLSLVAQVEGDSVGCRILVDGQVRDEHSVAHDSAAVACTVTAA is encoded by the coding sequence GTGGAGACGAGGCGGCCCAAGCGGCGAAATATCGGCCAAATCTTCAGCAAGCTGTGGCTTCTAGCGGTCATCCTCGTTGTCGCCACCGTCGTCGTTTACGGCGTGAACATGGTTCGACGCTCGTCCGACGCGATCAGCAACCCGCCCGCCACACCCACCATTCCCGCGACCATCGTGCAGATCAACCCAAAGAACGTCACCTACGAGGTCTTTGGAGCCCTCGGCGGCGGCGGGAAAGTGACGTACGCGGATCTCGACAGTCGGCCGATCGAGGTGACGCTTGCGTCGCTGCCCTGGTCTCATTCGGAAACCACGATGGCGTCCTCGGCCACGTTGAGTCTTGTCGCACAGGTCGAGGGCGATTCGGTGGGTTGTCGGATTCTTGTCGACGGCCAGGTCCGCGATGAGCACTCGGTTGCCCATGACTCGGCGGCGGTCGCATGCACGGTGACCGCGGCATGA